In Corvus moneduloides isolate bCorMon1 chromosome 6, bCorMon1.pri, whole genome shotgun sequence, the sequence CTGACTGGGAGAATACTATGTCTTAAGTCTGGTTATAGCTGATCTTTTTTGTTCAATGTTTTTGGGGGCAGGACTTAATTGATTGGACTTTCTTGATAGATGTTAGAACCATGCTTCTTCAAGTCACAGAGTGCAGTCCTCTAATCTGGTATCCATTCAGATATGATCAGTTAAGTTTATACAGAGGAAATCTGTGATAAGAGTAATGGactcattttaaatttttggtgTCTTACTATTTAAGCAGCCATTAAAGCAATATGCATAGAGTCAGCATGAACTTGAAGAGTCACTGAGGGTGGATGGCTACTAGGCCAGCATACCCAGTTGCTCTGTAGAAGATTTTAAGCCTTTCACCATAATGAGATGCTGTGAGTTCCACCAAAGTCCTCCTGTGTAGCATATCCTACTGACTGTTTAGGTATTTCCAAGTTTGACTTACTTCACTCTCCTAAATACGTGGTTTGTGGGAGCCTTGCTGAGCAGATGCTGGGAGAAAAGTAGAACTTACCCTGTCTAAAACTATGTTATCCATCCATTCTTGTCTGTGTCACCTCTGCTACCTGACGTATGTATGTATGATGTCCCATGAAGGAAGTGAAAACTGATGATGTACTCTGCTAATTGGCATTAATTTTGTGCAGGAGCTACATGAGTAAGAGTCAAATCTAGGGTATtgttacttaattttttttttctttaaataggCAGGCCAAGAACTTACAGGTTAGGTTTTGGCTGATCTGTAGTTTATAAagtaaatgttttttatttctagcccactcatctttaaaaaatggCTTACTTAGTGCTATAAGGCAAGTATTACTTTGTTCTTTCCTGCCATGGTCAGCCCTCTGACTACTGAATAAATTTCACAGTCTCTCGATATCATCTATTTATGGTGTCCCACTTACAGTCATGAACTTCCATTTGTTTCCTGTCTCTTGAGTACCAAAAAGGACACCAATTGGGTAACACTTTCTCTGCTTCAGATTGAAATGTTAAAAGAAGTATGGCAGTCTAAGAACCTTTCTGAGTTATCATCCTGTTCTAACATTTTATGAATACTTCATGTGTTTCTCCTGCCTTCTAGGAGATAGACCTGGGATGCTGTGCAGTTTCAAGATATCCACTGCCTGGTCCTGTGCTTGGTGCCTCAATCCCCAAGCAGACAACTGCTTTAGCACAGGTGATCTATCTGCAAGGCTAGCAACCCTGTCTGTCTCAGTGGGAAAGACTTGCATTCATCTCCCAGCTGCTACTCAAATTACAGCTAAACCAACATCATCTGTCTTCCTTAGGCCTGACACGACGAGTTCTTGTGACCAATGTAGTGACAGGGCATCGGCAGACATTTGGAACCAGTAGTGATGTACTGGCACAGCAGTTTGCCACGCAGGTACAGAGAACCATACGCCACCGTATTTTCAGAGCACTGCCTCATTGGTGGGCTCTTTGTTCTGTTTGGGGCAGGACTCCGCATGCTGTACATGAGGTTGTGATGACAGCTGCTGTTGGATGGGtgttctgcagcagagctgatgtgGTCTGATGCTTGCACACAAttgaacagcaacaaaaagatTAACTGATTTCAATCTGTGCCAACAGGGGCGAGTTTTGTTAATATTACAGAGGTTAAAAGACAAGGAAGTACAAAGAGCACAGTAATAGCATGtaaaattgttttggttttggcaaATAACGTAATTTTCATAACACTCAGTGTATTGCCTCCACCAAGATGGAGAAAATCCCTATAAAATACTAATGGACTTGTTCACAAAGAACTAGAATGGTGAAATAGGAATTCCAGTTTCTGTTTCGCCATTATGTTAGACTGAGTTCCTGCTTACCTAGCCAAACTTTCCCAGCTAAATAGTTGAGGTTTGAATGGAACTCATGAGTTGGCTGAAAAATGTTGCAGTGTGTaattaaaattctatttcttaatgcatgtgttaaaataatttgacaACTACACCATAGAGCTCAAAAGCACGATACAGACTCTGTCTGTGTAAGTTGTAAGATCCTTGCAGATGTTACACAATGCGCTTCTTTCTCTGGGATTCTCCCAGACCCCAGTGCTGTACAATGGCTGCCGTTCGGGTGAGATTTTCAGCATTGATGTGCGCCAACGTAACCGAAAGGGGCAGAGCTGGAAAGCAACTCGTCTCTTCCACGGCTCAGCAGTTACATCTATTCACCTTATGGAGGCTGAACATTATCTTATGGCAGCAGATATGGCTGGAAAGGTATGGTTTTGTTGTGTTAGGATATTCTGTTCCTTTTAGTATCTGGGCATTTACAGGTACTTATCCCACTCCCAAGGGCAGATGCCTGCTCTTAGTATGTAGTACAGAACTGGGTGGCAGTTCCATTTATGGGTCTTCTTCCAGAGCCagttatttttcacagaatggtttgggttggaaggaaacTTAAAGCTGGTTCCagctcccctgccatgggcagggacaccttccactagaacagCTTGCTCAAAGCTTCAGccaccctggccttgaacactttcaaggatggagcatccacaacttctctgggcaacctgttctagtcACTCACCACCTTCACATTGAAGAGCTTtctaatatttaatttgaatCTACGcttctcagtttaaagccattcccccttgtcctatcactacatacCCTTAAACATTgaccctctccagctctcttgtagcctctttaaggtactggaaggctgcttcTGGAGGCTgaattctctcagcctgtctccataggagaGATCCTCTTACTCTCTGACCATCTTCttggccctcctctggatgtgCTCTCTGCTTTAATACAGCCTCTCTCAAACAATTCCTTCAACTTGCAGATAAAACTGTGGGACCTGAGAACAGCAAAGTGTGTGAAACAGTACAAAGGTCACCACAATGAATATGCTCTTCTCCCTTTGCATGTAAATGAGGAGGAAGGACTTCTTATAGCAGGTGGGTTGACTTTTCCCCCCTCTACTTGTAGAGTGTATGGTAGTGATTTTCTTATGCCTGAGGGGTGTTTCTTAGATACAGCTGTTAGAAGCTGTAAAGCtgttaattctttaaaattcagaagaaatttaGCCTTAGACATACTGTAATATActatgaaaatgaagaaattatgtTATGGATGCACAGCTACTGTAATCACTTCCATGAGGCACTTAACAGCTTTATCTGCTGTGTCCTGCAAAAGTTGCATTATCCTTTCCACAATATGTCTCAAGAGTAGAGcagaaaacactttattttgaaattgaaGGAAACAACACGTAAACAGGAGATTTGGTAATAACTTTATATAGAGACTGTGTATATGTTTAGTTGGTGCTTAAGTGGATAATGTGGTGATGGACTGAAGTACTGGCATGTGGGCCTGACTCCTTACAAACTGTCTATACCACTCAGGTTCATTTTGAATACTCCCAGGTACACTCAGCTTTTTGTATTGTTGtatttggggtggggagaggaaaagtAGCAACAGATGAAGCAAAATCCTTGTAGTGTAGCCAAGCTTCATAAAGTTACTGTAAAGACAGTGACCTCCTTTCCTTGGATTTGTCAGTAAGTGATGGAATAGTAAGAAGAACTTTTAATTTGACTgaatttttctccccttttctttaGCTTAGGAGCTTGATAAAGAGAAAAGCACTCTTAAGTGCTGATTTATCATACTTTTAATTACCTAATAGGAAAGGCACATTTTTCCCACTTTTGTATTATTCAGTGTAAAATTTTGGTTTCGTAAAGTATGGATAAGCACTTTGCCTCTTGTGGGTGTAGAAATAGTCGAGTTGTTTTCCCCATAGACCTTCTGCGGTGATAATCTTGCAGAACCATGTAAAATCCTTTTTGTGTAATGTTGAATTTTGCTGTCCTTTCCTTCCAGTTGGTCAGGATTGCTACACCAGAATTTGGAGTCTCCAAGATGCTCATCTGCTTAGAACCATCCCTTCTCCCCACCCATCATCCAAAGATGCCATTCCTAGTGTGGTGTTTTCTTCAAGACTTGGGGGCAGCCGAGGAGTTCCTGGTTTACTCATGGCTGTCAAACAGGATCTCTACCACTTCTCCTATAACTGACGTTTTATTCTCCTCAGACGTGGTGTACAAAGCTGCCAAGCAAAATGTGACTTCAGAATCTTTACACCAGTCACCCAGCTGTTGAGTCATTATGTGCTGCTGTTGCATCTGTTCTGCCCATCTAATTGTGAACCTCCTTCAGCAGTTCAGCAAATCTTGCTGTATAAATCTCAGAGTGCTTGTAAATAAAAGCTGAACACTGATGAACTTCTGAAACCTAGCTGTAAGCCCGTCAAGCTGGTAACTCTGTTGTGCTAGCTGAATTTGCTGTCAGAAGGCTGCTCTAACTTAATCCTAGTTTGGTCACATGACCTCTTAGCTGTGGTCACATCTGCCTCAAGAAGTAGGCTGGCCCAGCAGAgtgaagcagctgctgttgaGACGCTGAACACTGTAAGTGTTCTGGGGCTTTGTTTGGAGTAGCTTTGGTTGGGGTTCCTGCTTCAACTGCCACTGCTTCATGCTCCATGGTGGAAGCAGTTCAAGGAACAGCCGCTTTCCTCACCCACAGTCAGTCCTTTTTGCTGGCTCATACTAAACTTTGTCCCTTTCAGATGATGGTAGTGTGCAACTGCCCTTCCACCATCCCCTGTAAAAAGCAACAGACATGGAGCAAAGCCCTTTTTCTGGTCCAGTAGGGAAGCTGAATGCCCCTGTTAGTTTATCATAGTGTTTCCAAACCAAGTCCACACCCCTAACATGGAGTTTGGTTAGCAGTCTGGAAGGGCAGGCTTGCTCATGCAGCTGTAGCAGGACACAAGCCCAGTTGTACAGACCACatctttgggatttgggatcaccTGTGCAAAGTCACACCTTCTGCATACAGAGGTACAACTGGGCCCTCACCTTCACAGTTGTAGTACCAGCTCACAGTAACTGGATGATACCGTATCTGTATTTGAGAACAGTTACTATCCCATGGAGCCTCTTCACCTCCTGCCTGGTAACCAGTCTGGGTTGGGCAAGACCTGCTCTCAGTTATCTGTAGGAAGCACTGACTAGATCAGGAACCTATGAGAGGGTAAAGGTCCATGAACTAGGATGGGCTTTACAGGAAAGACACACTGCACTCAAGTCTTCCAAAATTCTTACTAAAGTAGTGCCAGAACCATCTTTTCATCCCGGCATCTGCTTGGAGCATTCACGTGTAGTTGTGAGATCAGAGATGCCACTTCCCCTGGGGTCCTGCTAGCTCAGTGGCTGAGTGTCCAAATGGGTTCTAATGACAGCCATGCTGCACAGCACGTTAGGAGGGCTCAGTGAGATGGCCCTGTCAGAGAACAAGGCTGGGATTCCACATTCTGAGTGCCTTGTGCCAGTGGCATGGGCTGCACGTGCACACAGAGatgagtgctgctgctgtctgcaggtGTGGCCTTTCTCAGTTCCTAGGGCAGCACTCTAACCTGGGCCTGTGTCTTCTCTGGAATGGGCTGCCACCCTAGAAAGTCCCTTCCTTCCAAGTCCCACACTAAGCAATCCTCTTTCTGCCTTCAGAGTAAACTACCACCAGCACCCTCTTAGGCATTGTCACAAAGGTTTCTAGCTATCTCGTTTCTTAACAGACATCATTACTCTTTTGCACCTAAAGCTTTTGGCCAGAGCAACCTATTTATGGGGGGATTGTACCCTGCCACCTTCATCCTGATGGGCCATCAGCTTTGTTTAACCTCACTGCACACTGCATGTGCAGGGAAAGCTCTTACTTTTTACTCCTCTTTATCAGGAGTATTTGTAGTTTAAAAAG encodes:
- the DCAF4 gene encoding DDB1- and CUL4-associated factor 4 isoform X4, producing the protein MRNADVACERIFTVNDVEHGGCKYGIINLSGLGKESLTVEMYDNLYFTNRKVNSVCWASLTHPDSHVLLCLMGIAETPGCASLLPASLFSSTNPGDRPGMLCSFKISTAWSCAWCLNPQADNCFSTGLTRRVLVTNVVTGHRQTFGTSSDVLAQQFATQTPVLYNGCRSGEIFSIDVRQRNRKGQSWKATRLFHGSAVTSIHLMEAEHYLMAADMAGKIKLWDLRTAKCVKQYKGHHNEYALLPLHVNEEEGLLIAVGQDCYTRIWSLQDAHLLRTIPSPHPSSKDAIPSVVFSSRLGGSRGVPGLLMAVKQDLYHFSYN